CCTCCATTCCAGAGGTGTCCAGATCAGTAAGGCTCAGGGCTTAAGAGGATCTCTGGCCTCACACACGAGCTCAACAGACTCACTAGCGGCTGGACAGTGGTTGATGGTGGATACACAGTTTCATCTCATACTTCTTTCAGACACTCTAAGCCATGGCCTACAGCCAACAGTAGGCGCAGAGGTCAAAAGTGCTACCAGGAAAACCTACAAGGCTTTCATCAGTAACATTACAATATCATCCATGTAACTGGTTTAGCCTGCTGGTCCTGGAGCTTGAATGGCTTCACTGGACAAAATGGAGTCCCTCTATGGACTCAGCCAACAACAGTGGCAGGGGTTAGTGGAACAGTTTACCAGAAGCCAATCAGCTTTGCTGATACTGAGTATGCAAAGTACCAAAAACACTTTCATCAACAACAGTCTGTGAGAAAACTAAGACACTGTGACTCTTCAAACTGATTTATTGTGTGAGTGGAAGACAGGCTTAGAGAGAAACACTGAAGTCCCCTCCCATCCCACTGTCTTGAGAGGCCATTCCTGGGAGTATGGCCAGAATTCTGCTTCCTTCATTGTCTGTGTAGTCACATGCAACTTAACGCTTCTTGACGGTATAATACCCAGAATATTTGGACCaagggatgagtgtgtgtgtgtgtgtgatgataagAGTGGTGTTCATTGCTGGAAAACTCCCgctagacacaaacacacgcacacaactccCTTCTTTTAGGAAATCAAAACTTCAAAAACTCCCAAACGCACAAGTCTTGTCCCATAGTAAGGCAGGCAGGCACAATACTGGCAACACACGCAATAGTTAATAGACACATAAAGGGATTTGTTCATAGGGCAAGTCAAAAGGCAAATATTCTATAATATACAGCACACAGTCACATATTAATAATGACTGTTAGGTGATCACTGGTGATGTCATATTAAACAAGTTGGTATAGTAAATATAAACATAGTAAATGCTATCATGGGTAAAAATGGCTTGCTGACATGACTGCTAAATGACATTAAATTATGTTACACCCCTCACACCTTATATACTCAGGGGCAGCAGTAGTGGCATACAGACATTATGAAATAATATTTTTAAAACAAGGGTACAGaaaaaaatcaatcaatcaagaaacaaacatcaacaaaaacaacaataacaacaacaacgcaAAGAGAGGCATGGAAGACATGGTGttctgctttaaaaaaaaatatatataaaaaaatcagTGTCCATGGCGACAATGACAACCAATCCAAACAATCAGTCTATAGGATGAGGGGAAACAGTGCATTCAGCATTCCTAAGAGCTTCACAGGAGCCACTCAGAGCATTAGGACACCAGGCACACTGAGAGACTTGTCATCACACAGTGGCAGCCCTGCAGACTTGTGGCCTCTTAAAGGTTAGAGTATCTTTCTGCAGCATGGGATTTTCATTTGCAACATATGCATTCAAATACATTAGTTTGGTAAACCCAGCAGCACAGTAGTGATATGGGTAGTGATACCAGATGAGCCCTCACTCCAAATCCTCCATCCAGTTACTTCAGCCCTGCCTTATATGAGTGAGATGCCTTTCCTATCAGTATACATTAGCTAAATGGTGATTAGCCACCTAAACATCATGGCCAGATTGCTCATCACATAACAGATAAGTCACACATGACCCTGTGCACCGGTCCTCCATTAACCTTTGGCACTGGTCCTATACAGCTGGCATGTGACCTTCACAGGAGCCCTTCACAGGAGCCCTTCACAGCTGTTCCATGTTGCTAACGACCACTGTGTGCCACTGGTGAGCCGTGTTAATAGAGGCCTCATGAGCTGCTATGTCGTGTTTATGACATGCCTGCACAGCTGTTGTGACTGTTTTAATAGAGGCCTTATGTGCTGTTtctcactgctctgggtagacACACTGGGGTGAGACCAGTGTGTTGGTGAATCCTTAGGAATAACACAAGAGGTGCTCCCTGCAGGTTTACATACagtcacaagcaaacacacacacacacacacacacacacttgtgactAATTcactcagcagcacacacagagacaaatagTCAAacttgatatatatatatatatatatatataaaaacaatcTCACaggtgctttctctctctcacactcacacactcacacacacacacacacacacacacacacacacacacacacacacacacacacacactaaatatcTCCTACACTCAGTGTTTGTGGAcaggtgtttttgtttgtttgtttgtttgtttgtatgtttagaACTCGTCGTGTCGGACCAAGGCCTCTCCAAAGTCAGTGGCCTGACTTCCCACAAACAGGTCATACTTCTGCACAATCTCTTCCTTCGTCAGGCGCCCATCctgaacacaaacaaacaaacaaacagttaaacaaacaaataacctCCCCACTTATCATAAAGTTATAATTGAGTTCAGTGTGCCATCATTGGTTAGGGCTtgttccttctttctctccctctccaccgtTCCCTTTCTATATCACTttttctgtatctctctttctttctgtctgtatctttttatctgtctgtttctttttctctgtcctaCATTCAgcatttctccctcttttattCAATGTTTCAAGTGGTAAATTGCCAACTTCAAAATGtggcttttttttaaaacaaaactgACTTAAATGTTTCACTGAGGTAAGTAAGAAGAAAAGTCAGAGTATCATGGAAGTTGGGTTAGAAGACCCACCGTCCTTTTCTTCTCATTCTcgtactgaaataaaaccatgggcctcagagtgacagaaagaagtgatgacacacacacacacacacacacacacacacacctggtctgTGTCGGACTCATACACCAGGTGTTTGGCCTCTGCTTCTGCATGGTCGTAGTCGGACGGAAGGATCCAATCGCGAGTCTCCTCGTGGTCCATGCGACCATCTTTGTTTTTGTCCCTGAAGTCAGTGAACTGCTGGCGCTCGGTGCGAACCCACTCCGGCTCAGTCGCGTCCCCGTCCTGGTTGTACATATCacctggacacaaacacacatacacactcacaaacgtagaagacgcacaagcacacacagacagcacaaatgcatgcagacacacaaagacacatagatacacacatgtacatgtatgcaTAATATGCACAAACTCACCTATATACTCATTCAGATCAATAAACCCATCTCCATTCTTGTCAATATCTTCCATAGTCTCCTACACAATAAACACATGAGAGAGAGTTCATATAAAGGGTCAAAATATgagtactctgtgtgtgtgtgtgtgtgtgtgtgtgtgtgtgtgtgtgtgtgtgtgtgtgtgtatacacatttGAACGCATGCTTGATGACTATGATGTCTCATGTTGGCATTCTCAAGGCATGAAACTGTTTGggtgtggccgtgtgtgtgcatgtgcaaacTGACAATGACTACTTTATGTAGTCATACTcgtccgtccgtccgtccgtccgtgtgttgtgagtctgtgtgtctgtgtattgtgtgtctgtgtgcgagtGAGTTTACTCATGATGACTACGATGTCCTTCATGCAATACCttctgggtatgtgtgtgtttatatgtgtgcactctgtgtatgtgtatgtgtgtgtgtgtgtgtgtgtgtgtgtgtgtgtgtgtgtgtgttgtctcacGATGACTACGATGTCCTTCATGCAATACCttctgggtatgtgtgtgtttatatgtgtgcactctgtgtatgtgtatgtgtgtgtgtgtgtgtgtgtgtgtgtgtgtgttgtctcacGATGACTACGATGTCCTTCATGCAATACCttctgggtatgtgtgtgtttatatgtgtgcactctgtgtatgtgtgtgtgtgtgtgtgtgtgtgtgtgtgtgtgtgtgtgtgttgtctcacGATGACTACGATGTCCTTCATGTAGTCGTACTCttctgggtatgtgtgtgtgtgtttatatgtgtgcactctgtgtgtgtgtgtgtgtgtgtgtgtgtgtgtgtgtgtgtgtgtgtgtgtgtgtgtgtgtgtgtgtgtgtgtgtgtgtgtgtgtgtgtgtggtctcacaATGACTACGATGTCCTTCATGTAGTCGTACTCTTCTGGGTGGAGGAAGGCAGTGAACTCCTCCTTGTCAGCCTTCTGATCTCCGTCTTGATCTGCCAACTTAAAGCGACGCTCGTCACGGTTCATCATCTGCCTGTAGCTGAAACCATCCTCAGGGTCCTgttcatctacacacacacacacacacacacacacacacacacagaatgtatAATAAGTTGAagacatatgcgcacacacacatacccagaaTGTATCCATAGAtggatgaatacacacacacactcaatgtaGCTATAAGtgaagtgtgtacacacacatacccagaatgtatacacacacaccaacacatacccAAAATCTATCcatagatggacacacacacacacacacacacacacacacctacccaggATGTAGCCATAGGTGGCATTCTTGTACTCTTCCCAGGTGACATGATTGTCTCCATTGAGGTCGTGACCCTGCCACTGTCTGTCCACGTCCTGGTAGATCCAGCGCTTCTGAGCGTGTTTGATCCAATTCTTCATCTCCTCCACAGACACAAAGCCATCACCGTCCTCATCCATACGCTCAACGATCATACTGCAGTGACAGGGGACGGGTGATGGGGGGATGCGAggggggaagagggagggacacaggtagacgagagagagaaaaagaaagaggtttcaatacaatttctgtagtttatattttgtgtgtttgtatgtgtgctagAGTGAAACTGaggatatgtgtgtatgcacaagATATATATTTTTGGCAAATAAATATTGACAacaaataagtgtgtgtatactgtatctgtgtgtgtatgtcatgtgtatatctgtgtgcatgtgtgtgtgagagagagagtgtgtgtttgtgtatatctgtgtgcgtgagagagagcgagagagagagagagagagagagcgcgtgtgtgtgtgtgtgtgagtgagtgagtgagtgtgtgagtgtgtgtgtgtgcgcgtgtgtgtgtgtgtgtgtgtgtgtgagtgagtgtgtgtgagtgagtgagtgtgtgagtgtgtgtgtgagtgtgtgtgtgtgtatgtgtgtatgtgtgtgaatgagtaccCCAGCCTCTCTTTGCTCTCCTCCGGCGTTAGCTGATCAAATGTCTTGGCCTCTTCCTGTCCCAGGAACGCTTCGTGATCATAGTCAAAGTTCTCGGCATCGTCATGGTCTAGGTTGCTAAGCGGCGAGTCGTGATGCACGCGGTCTTTCTTCTCCATGGGCTTACTACTGACCAGccctacacacactcccacacacaccaacaccacacgcAGCTCCatgtcttcacacacactctagaccctgaaagaaaaatagaaggagagaggaggcatATGAGAACATCTGAAACAGTGCTGCTGGTCCAACCGGACAATCAGTGCAGCTACACAGTAATTCACCCAATACAACTGTAGAGGACAACACTCACTGGTCAACTCTGCCTCCAAGTGGCCACACAAAGACTAGCAGAAACTCATCTAGTTTCCGAGAAGGGATCCTCCGGACGTTAGTCTACATTTTCTAATAATAACTATGAAATACATCATGCACGACAGCACCTCCAGTAGATATATCTTGCTTTACTCCGCAATGACACTTGCTCTTTAAATATGACGATGAAACTGCGAGTGTTTTCGGCTCTCACCGCAGTTTGACGCAAAAGTAGACGTAATTTCAGCAACTAGCTGCCCTAAAGACTCTGTAACAACTATGCGTGAGTTTTTGTAACAATGTGGCAAAGTTGCCTGCGGGCTGCGGTTGGGGTCAGAGAAACATGAATTTTCGCAACTAGGCGGCTACTACCACTAAAGTCAAGTTCGAGAGCCTGAGAATAAATGAGAGCTCCtaattctattaaaccaactcAATTTGCTCAGTGTTAATCTAAAATACGAATAGCGCCGTAAAGAAAAATGTCCCAAAGTGAAACCCTAACTCCCTAACAACTTCAGTTAGCGATGATAACCTATAGGCTATCCATCAATAAATGGACATTAATTTTCTACTTTCTGCCGCTGGACGAACAAGTGGACTACAACACAAAAAAGGGGTGGAAGCATCTCCCCGAGTCGGCCTACACTGGTAAAGATTATGTAGGTTACTTGTCAGAAATAGATACTTTACTGTTTGAGGGTACTTACCGGCCGGTTTCTTTGCAGAATAATTTCACTTCAGTAGCGTCTGTCCGGACACCCGCCCTACTTGTGCCATCGATTTCCTGTGCTGCAATAACATAGTGGCCAATAGGAATTTAGGGCACTGGCTAAATCCCACCTTCTTGCCTATGAAATGTCACAGTTCCATTGGTCCACTTCAGTGTGGGTAGAGTTATCAATTGGTTGGGATACGCCACGTCCTCAAGACATGTGTAAAAGTAGCTGAACTATCTCCATTCACAAATCTGCATGTTTTTGTTGCGAGTTGATCAGACCACCTTAAAGTATCCAGTCGGACCACATGTTACTTTCTCACTGTAGCAATGAATGCACCCATGGcatttcaccacacacacaaaaagtttCTCGCTCTGTCTTGATGCaggttctgtttttttcttctagCCCACCATACGCGGGGGTGTAAActagggatgggcaaagcgaggctttTCGAAACACTTGACAAGTTCAGAGCAACTCGTGCCTCAAAACCATTATGACACCTCCGATCTGGTGGAACAAAGCTGGCAGTCTTCCAGACTAACAAGATTGACGTTATGGAGTGGCCAGCCCAAtccccagacctcaatcctataGAAAACGTATGGGGTGCTATTAAAATGCTATTTCTGAGGCAAAACCCAGAAATGCCGAAGAATTAGGGTTCATAAGGGTTTATTTTCCTCAGTTAGGGAATTCAAAAGTGCCCATATTTGCAGAAAGGCCCATGTGTGCAACTCCTGATGACACCACAGGACACAGCAATGAATGAAGACATAATGACagtcaggggcgcctgcaggaattaatgctatggtacgcacacctgACCCATCGCCCCcccagcaaaaaaaaataaaatacgcGTGGAcaatatccacatgcaataatacaacaacaacgtctactatgacctattcatttggacaacttgatacagccctatacaggctaaagttaccttgttttgttcttgacgtctggctttaaacagctgtaatgcagtctaacgttctgacaagcacaccaattgcctaccttgttcttgcccatctggaataaatcctctagctttgctgcctccatactttctgttgtttaaacttgtgatccATCATGAGTATTgaattagtgaattagctcaacattgtgtgctgataaccatatatagatagatagccgagtaaaagaaaacaagtagcctacatgccTGCATGCGTATTGTTAATTTTGATAAGTGTTCACTAagttacgtaatagaaaattgtaaatagcctgatggcagctaatgggatactgtgcatagttgggaaggtatggtgggccaatttggcgtgaatacacattacacacacagggaaattttctctcgttgttgagcctgattatacgcacagtgcgtacggacgtacacctgcaggcgcgcctggacAGAGTTAAAGCCTAGCAAATATAGCTAATAGCACACCAAGGCCTATGTAGGCTGTTACAATGAACTAAATTAAATACAAATTCTGTGTGATGTAAAAGGGGGAAGTTGGTAAattgttgccatatggcaacagtGTGCTCTGATACATCTAGTTATAAACCTAACATAATACAAATTCAACTGAATTTTGGGCAAATAAAGTGATAATATCATGAAAATATTGTCATATTGTAGTGCACCttgaaaaataaatagccttcttGTATAGGTtggtaaattattttttaaaaagggtatgaataattttggacttgCCATTTTTCATAGAAATGCTAAAACAAGATAATGAACAATTATTTtgaacaattatttttttgattccatgtttctaccacattgtcatacaaccttttggcatgtggcagtgtcaaaaatcaacattaggcctacatcaatatttgccaggggtatgaataattgtgTTTTTAACTGTAGATATCCTTAACATATCCCCCTGACAGACTTTTCCTGCCCTGTAAAGCCATGCCTCATCCATATctggggtcacacacacaagggtcaaCCTAACATAGGGGTCTCTGGTGTGGGTCATACTACAGGCTCACACTGGGAATGCCTTGGATGGCTCCACAGCAAGCCATCCCACTTCTTACACCATTTatagtgagaggagagaagggtcaCCCCATTTGCCCTTTGAACTTTGGGCTTCTGAGGGGCTAAAGCTGTAGCTAAAGAGCCAGGATGGGTGACTGCAGCCTCTATCTGCTACACATATCAGTGTTGTTCTCCTCCCTGCTGCATTATAGTTAATCCTGACACTTCTTTGGTGGAACAGTAGACTGTGTAGTGAACAATAACACAAAATACATCTTAACCGCTCCAGTCACTATACTATCTGAACCTCATTTCACAGATAATTTGCAAAATTATTATGAAACATTTACAATATCCTAAAATACTACGATATGTCTGGAATTACAAATAAAAGTGTAAATAATGTTGCTTTTTTTTACTTAAAACAAGTGTTCGAAACACTTGTTCAAATGCTCTGGGTGGCTGGATGCGATCAAATAATGGAAAAACAAccagcatatacagtacatatctcACAATGTAAAACAAGGCTTTCCAGTCAGCCATAACACCTCAGAATATCATCTCTGGGTTTAGGTCCACAGGGATTTTCCCTTACAACAGAGATATGTTCTGTGATGCCgagttagcactctggacttatatctggagggttgccggttcgagccccgaccagtgggccacagctgaagtgcccttgagcaaggcacctaacccctcactgctccccgagcgccactgttgcagcaggcagctcactgcgccgggattagtgtgttcactgtgtgctgagtgtgtttcacggattgggataaatgcagagaccaaatttccctcacaggatcaaaagagtatatatacttatacttatctgtGCAATTTGACAGGCTGAACCCAGAGCTTCCATCTACTGCAGAAGTGGATCCACCAGTTCCTGCTATGCCTTATTCAAGCCTCTAAAGCTTTACTGAAGAGTGGCCTGGATGCAATGGACACACTGATGTCATCACACTGGCCACAAGTCTGCATCCAATGGTGGTGCAAAACAAACGCAAGCGTAGAAGACCCAGAATGCCAACAGAAACACCTGTTGAGCGAGCAATCGTAGCTCatgaggaaaagaaaaagaaggattCGAATGGAAAGGAACAAGTAGACAAAACAGGAAGAAAACCCCAAgccaagaaaaaagaaaggtcaTCGTTcaccaggggcggagccagacatttgaaacattgggggcttagcccagtgtcacacacataaccccttaaataatgacttctaGTGAATTCTGTGTAAACTAATGGACACATTGAGACTTTAAAAATGTGAGACTCAAGGTATATCTGACTGGTACTTTGGGTCTTTCCAGAGGGGTCTATAGGCATAGCCTATCTGATCAGCATGCAGTTAGTTAATTAAGCATTTTTTAtatattatggtttgtatattataggctaGTATACTATGCTGAGATAACCCTGATGGGATGCTACCTTGTCTTAATACATTTTACTTCAAACTCTggccaaagtagccttatggtcaGATTTAGCACACCCCACACATTGTGAACCCACTTATTATAATGTTCAGTGGAACACATGAAACTAAGTTTAATCTAGgacttaaaattcatttttcaaatgaATTCCCCCCTTCAGTGCTTCACATAGGGGGACTAAttcagttggggggggggggggggggggggaatacattttacaaactgaaatcgcattttccttataggcctacaggcgtCGATGAGAGAACCcttacacttacatgattttggtttcgattttctaattggagtaagtctttgtgacaacacgtcatgatacatttgataatgtttgatcgttgttttggtatggaGCATCTTTTACGTAATGAATGcacactctagaaagtgaaagtagccaaaccggctcctcaacatgtgttttagatccaatccctactacattcctcaaaaaagtatatgatggcttagctcccttttttctcaaggtaat
This DNA window, taken from Alosa sapidissima isolate fAloSap1 chromosome 11, fAloSap1.pri, whole genome shotgun sequence, encodes the following:
- the calub gene encoding calumenin-B produces the protein MELRVVLVCVGVCVGLVSSKPMEKKDRVHHDSPLSNLDHDDAENFDYDHEAFLGQEEAKTFDQLTPEESKERLGMIVERMDEDGDGFVSVEEMKNWIKHAQKRWIYQDVDRQWQGHDLNGDNHVTWEEYKNATYGYILDEQDPEDGFSYRQMMNRDERRFKLADQDGDQKADKEEFTAFLHPEEYDYMKDIVVIETMEDIDKNGDGFIDLNEYIGDMYNQDGDATEPEWVRTERQQFTDFRDKNKDGRMDHEETRDWILPSDYDHAEAEAKHLVYESDTDQDGRLTKEEIVQKYDLFVGSQATDFGEALVRHDEF